The genomic DNA GCCGGAGAGATAGGTCGTGGCATCACTTGTCTTCGCACCCCGTGATCGCATTGATCTTTGCGGTCGCTGCCGCGGCTGCGTCGGCAACATCGCCACCCCGCGTGATCTCGCCGATGAATGGCACGTAGGCTTCCGAGTCGACCTGAGTCGCCCCGTCGACACCGACGAGGTACAGCCGCGCCGAGGGCAGCGCCTCGGCGAAAGCCGCCACGATCTCGTTGGATGCCAGTTCTGGATCATCTGCAAGGTCCGTACGAACCGGCGGGAAACCGCTGGCGAGAGCGAATTGACGCTGCGCGTCTTGGCCCGTCCACCATTCCAAGAACTCCTGCGCCTCGGCCGGATGCGCTGTCTTCGCTGCAGCAGACATCGGCACCGTCGAACTCAATGTGACAGGGCCGTCTACTCCCACGGGCACCGGAGCGACGCCGAAGTCGATGCCGGCCTCGGCGTAGCCTGCGGCCGCCCACGGGCCGTTAAGCTGCATCGCTGCCTTGCCAGCGCTGAACAGCGAGTCCGCCTCCGCACCCGTCAATCCGACGGGAGCGGCACCGGCATCCACAACGTCGACCCAACTCTGCAACCCTGCAATGTTCTCGGGGCTATCAAGGACGGAGCATCCGTCAGAATCGACGATGTCTCCACCTTCGAGCCACTGCAGGATCGGCCACATCTGGATCGTCTCGTGGTCGGCCAGAGACAGGCCCACAGTTCCGCCGTCCGTCAGGGCGACAGCATCCGTCTTGAAGTCCTCCACGGTTGCCGGGGGCTGATCAATACCAGCCTCGGCGAACATCGTCTTGTTGTAGTACAGCTGCAACGTCGCAACATTTGCCGGGACTGCGTAAAGTGCCCCATCCACGGTGAAAGCGTCGATCGCCGCGGGCGCGAGCAGGCTGACATCACCCACGTCATCGAGCTTCAGGAGCGAGTTGGTCTCGACGTACTTTGCCACGACGTTGGGGTCGAAACTCGGAGTCGCGAGGTCTGGCCCCTGGCCCGTCGCCCAGGCGGACGGTAGTTTCTGGGCGATCGTGTCCCACGGCTGCACTTCCATGGACACCTGGATGTCGTCGTGAGTGTCGTTGAAGGCCGTGATGAGGTCCTCATACGCACCACGATCTCCACCGGTAAAGCCAGTCCACAGAGTGAGCTCGACCGGGCCGTCCGCTTCGGGTGCAGCGGCGCTGCAACCAGCCAAAGCGACGGTCGCCACAGATGCGACCGCCAGTACTGATGTGATTCTTCTCATAGGAATGCTCTCCTTTGGGCTGTATGAGATTGTGCGATTCTTGAAAGTGAGAGACGGCCCTCTCCGTGGTGCGCCTAGCAGCCGCAGGACTCTCGCGCCACGAGGTTCACGGGCAGCGTGACGCGGGCGTCATCCTGCGCGATTGCTACCCCGGACACGATGTCGAACAGCCGTTCGGTCGCGAGCCGCGCCATGCGTTCCGCAGGCACGTGCATTGTGGTGATCGATGGGGTCGTGACTCGGCTCAGACCGAAATCGTCGAACCCAATGATCGAAATCTCTCGCGGTGCAGTGAGGCCGCGTTGCCGCAAGCGGGTCATAGCTCCGAAGGCCATCTCATCGTTGGCCGCGACCACACCATCGATTGCCGTGATGTCGCCGACGGCGTGCGCACCCGACTCTTCGCTGTAGTCACCAACGAGCAGAGAGCCCTCAACGCCGTGGGCCTCGATGGCGTCGAAAAAGCCATCGCGACGATCTATCGCGCTCTGATGGTCGAGGGGGCCGCTGATGTGAGCGAGCGTTCGACGCTGGTGAATCTGAATGAGGTGGGATGTCGCCTCGAATGCAGCCGCGCGATCATCGACTCCCACGCTGACCGAATCGGGCAGATAGGGAAAATTCCCCAACAGCACCAGTGGCAGACCACTGTGAACCAAGCGCTCGATGTTGTCATCAGTGACCGCAGCGCTGGTCACAATCGCCCCATCCACCCGCCCCGACCGCATAACGCGCTCGTAGGCGGTCATACCGTGCGACTCATCCGGGTTGGTCGAGATGACAACCTGCGCGTCGTTGTGGTTGGCGACGGCAGTGACACCGGTCAACACGTGCATGAAGTAGCTGTGCCCGAACACATGCTGGCTGGTGTTGGGAACAATGAGCGCGACGGCGTCTGCCTTTTGTGCCCGAAGCGCGCGACCTGCCGAATTAGGGACGTAGCCGAGCTCTTCGGCAAAGCTCAACACCCGAGCCTTGGTTTCAGGGCCGATTCGAGGGTGATCACGCAACGCCATCGACACCGCGCTTACAGAGATACCGACTTCATTCGCGATGTCGCGGAGCGTCGCTCCCGCTGCCTTCGATGCAGATACCACCGTGTCTCCTTCGACATCGCATATCGTTTGCTCACACATGTGCTCAATCGTTTGAGCACATTAATTTTGGTCAGCTCAACTTTTAACGAACTCAAGTGCGTTCGCATTGCTTGAACGTTAAAGCATGAACATAGCAACGAAAAGATCTGGCTGTCAACGCTAAGTTCCCGACACCGCCGCAAGAGAGCGTGCAAGTCCTTCTTGGACTCGCGATAGGAACGCCACCGCAAGCGTTCTACCCTGGAGCCATGCCCCGTCTTCAAGCCGATGCCAACGTCGATCTCTGGGTCCCGGTTACGGGTTCATTTGGGCTGCGTGGTCGACGCCACCGCAAAGCAGCGATTCGGATGCTGATGAACCAGGGGGCGGGCCTTACTGGCGCAGCTCCGCGACCAGGTTCGGGTTTTGCCGCGTGGGCCGCGAGCCAGGCGACGCCCTTGCTACTGCGGAAAGCGGCGGGTCGAATTCTCGTGTGGGTCTGGAAAGCAGAGCCCGAGCAGATGGTCGCCATCGCTCAGCTTCAAGAGGCCACACCGCAAATGCGCACAGCGCGCGCGATGATGCCGATGGAGTATGACGACACCGAAGATTTTCGGAACCCTCACCTCGGCACTGGGGAGAAGTTGGCCATGGAGCTTCCGAGTAAACCCGGCACCCCGCCCTTTGCCACATACACGTGGGATACCGGGACGCACTTCGTGACCCTCACAGCTGTCGGCGGAGACCGGGAAAGATTCGGAATCGTGCTGAGGGGTGTGGACGACATCGCACGCACGTTGCGCATCGTTGACGACATTGCCCTGCAAGGCGATCCGACGGTGCTGCGAATAAATCCCTCTGCGTGAAGCGCCGCGGCGTGGCATTCTTTGTGTTGAATAACGCACTGAAAGGACCCTCGTGGCCGAATTCGAGTACGGACCCGTCGAACTTCACCTGATCGGTTTCGAGGGTGACCGCCCCGCGCCCGGGGTCATCGCCGCCATCACAGATCTGATTGATTCGGGCCTTGTTCGCCTACTGGACTTCATTATTGTGTCGAAGTCTGAGGATGGCGAAGTAACCGCGATTGAGATCGAAGACGACACAGATCGGTACGGGTTCGGTGGAGTCGAACTCGCTGAGATCGGTATTGCCGGCACTGAAGACATTGAAGAGTTGGCGGCCATGATTCCGGCTGGCTCATCAGCGGCCGTCGTCGCCTACGAAATGGCGTGGGCAAAACGGCTCGCCGAGACGTTCGCAGCGTCGGGTAGCGTGCTGCTCCATAGCGAACGAATCCCAGCCCCGGTCGTGAACGCGCTGCTCGAAGCAGCTCAGGAAGAGGAGTGATCGCATGATTCGCAGAATGGGACGCCCGGGTCTGCTCGGCCTCGCGGCGCGCACAGCGGTTGTGGCTGGTACGGCGAATGCTGTCTCGGGTGGCATGCGCCGATCACAGGAGAATCGCTCGATGCAACAGCAGCAGGCAGAAGCATACGAAGCGCAACAGCAACAGGCCGCGATGCAGGCCGCCGCGGCACAGGCCGTCGCACAGCAGCAGCCGGTAGCTCCCGCGGCTCCTGCTCTCGATCTCGTCGCCGAGATCCAAAAGCTTGCCGCTCTGAAGGATGCCGGAGTTCTCGACGATGCTGAGTTCGCAGCAGCTAAGGCGAAGCTCCTGAGCTAGACAATGTCCCAGATTTCAGGAGACACACCCGACGGCGTACTTCGCACAAGGCAGCTGCTCCAGCTGTCGCTGCCTGCACTACTGATTGGCGTGGCATCCGCCCTTACCCTGTGGTTGCTTGAAGAACTGGCGCATCTGTTGCAACAGGTGTGGTGGGAGACGCTGCCAGGCGCCCTGGGGGTCGACCCAGCTGGTTGGTGGGTCGTTCTCGTCCTCACCCTGACGGGCGCAGCAGTCGGTCTCGTCGTGTGGCTGGTCCCGGGCCACGGCGGAACCGACTCGGCAACGACCGAGCTTGTCGCGCCCACCCTGCCGGTGTCAGCGCTGCCGAGCGTCGCACTCGTGGTTGTGCTTGCCCTCGCTGGCGGCGTAAGCCTTGGACCTGAAAGCCCCATCATCGCCATCAATACCGCGATCGCTGTCGCGGTCGTCGCACGACTGTGGCGGGCGGTTCCCACGGAGCTCGTTGTTGTCCTCGCGGCCGCCGGCACAATCGGGGCACTGTTTGGCACGCCGGTCGCTGCCGCACTCGTCTTCACTGGGATTCTTGCCGCGACGAAGGCGCCGGGCTCGCTGTGGGACAAGCTGTTTTTGCCGCTTGTCGCCGCGGGAGTGGGAAGCGTAGTGGCGTCTATGGTCGGTGGCGGAATCTCCATGACGGCCGGAATTCCCGCTTACCGGCCCGAAAACCCTGCCCTCGAAGCTCTCTGGGGTGTTGGCGTTGCTTGTGCGGCCGCGGCCCTCGCGCTCGTGGGTGTAGCTGTCTTTCCTCACCTGCATCGCCTGTTTCGACGGCTGGGAAACCCGGTCATCTATACGACGCTCGGCGGACTCATCTTGGGACTGCTCGGGCTTGTGGGCGGGCCCCTCACACTGTTCAAAGGGCTCGAACAGTCGGCAGAATTGCTGACGAACCCGGATGCCTACAGCCCAGCGCAGCTCGCAGTGATCACCGTCGTCAAACTCGCAGCGCTTGTCGTCGCTGCAGCTGCAGGTTTTCGCGGC from Microbacterium endophyticum includes the following:
- a CDS encoding LacI family DNA-binding transcriptional regulator; the protein is MVSASKAAGATLRDIANEVGISVSAVSMALRDHPRIGPETKARVLSFAEELGYVPNSAGRALRAQKADAVALIVPNTSQHVFGHSYFMHVLTGVTAVANHNDAQVVISTNPDESHGMTAYERVMRSGRVDGAIVTSAAVTDDNIERLVHSGLPLVLLGNFPYLPDSVSVGVDDRAAAFEATSHLIQIHQRRTLAHISGPLDHQSAIDRRDGFFDAIEAHGVEGSLLVGDYSEESGAHAVGDITAIDGVVAANDEMAFGAMTRLRQRGLTAPREISIIGFDDFGLSRVTTPSITTMHVPAERMARLATERLFDIVSGVAIAQDDARVTLPVNLVARESCGC
- a CDS encoding DUF6325 family protein, which encodes MAEFEYGPVELHLIGFEGDRPAPGVIAAITDLIDSGLVRLLDFIIVSKSEDGEVTAIEIEDDTDRYGFGGVELAEIGIAGTEDIEELAAMIPAGSSAAVVAYEMAWAKRLAETFAASGSVLLHSERIPAPVVNALLEAAQEEE
- a CDS encoding ion channel protein — its product is MSQISGDTPDGVLRTRQLLQLSLPALLIGVASALTLWLLEELAHLLQQVWWETLPGALGVDPAGWWVVLVLTLTGAAVGLVVWLVPGHGGTDSATTELVAPTLPVSALPSVALVVVLALAGGVSLGPESPIIAINTAIAVAVVARLWRAVPTELVVVLAAAGTIGALFGTPVAAALVFTGILAATKAPGSLWDKLFLPLVAAGVGSVVASMVGGGISMTAGIPAYRPENPALEALWGVGVACAAAALALVGVAVFPHLHRLFRRLGNPVIYTTLGGLILGLLGLVGGPLTLFKGLEQSAELLTNPDAYSPAQLAVITVVKLAALVVAAAAGFRGGRIFPAVFIGVALGTLAHALIPSLPLGLAVACGVLGLTLAVSRDGWIALFIAVAISGDITLLPVMCVVILPTWLIVRVAPEMIVHPKKSEASGTLPASA
- a CDS encoding sugar ABC transporter substrate-binding protein; translated protein: MRRITSVLAVASVATVALAGCSAAAPEADGPVELTLWTGFTGGDRGAYEDLITAFNDTHDDIQVSMEVQPWDTIAQKLPSAWATGQGPDLATPSFDPNVVAKYVETNSLLKLDDVGDVSLLAPAAIDAFTVDGALYAVPANVATLQLYYNKTMFAEAGIDQPPATVEDFKTDAVALTDGGTVGLSLADHETIQMWPILQWLEGGDIVDSDGCSVLDSPENIAGLQSWVDVVDAGAAPVGLTGAEADSLFSAGKAAMQLNGPWAAAGYAEAGIDFGVAPVPVGVDGPVTLSSTVPMSAAAKTAHPAEAQEFLEWWTGQDAQRQFALASGFPPVRTDLADDPELASNEIVAAFAEALPSARLYLVGVDGATQVDSEAYVPFIGEITRGGDVADAAAAATAKINAITGCEDK
- a CDS encoding SHOCT domain-containing protein, with protein sequence MIRRMGRPGLLGLAARTAVVAGTANAVSGGMRRSQENRSMQQQQAEAYEAQQQQAAMQAAAAQAVAQQQPVAPAAPALDLVAEIQKLAALKDAGVLDDAEFAAAKAKLLS